The genomic DNA aaagaaagaaagagaaagaaagaaagagaggcagcccAGCATTGGAGCACCTGCCTTGgctgtgtgaggccctggtcaGAACCCCTTTCACCACAAGAGATCAATAAAGTCAAAGAAAATGGTGGTAGAGTGCTGCTCCAAGCtcactcaccctctctctctcctctctctctcttactagctcataaaaaaaagtaattttgaggggtccaggtggtggtacacttggttaagcacacgttaccatgcccaagtacctgggtttgagcccctgctccgcacctgcaggaaggaagcttcaccagaggtgaagcatctctgtttttctctcttcctttcaacccccccccctctcaatttctctctgtcctgtcaaataaaggaaaaagaaagaaagaaaaccatggctgccaggagcagtggattcgttgtgtggGCACTGAATCCCAGTCACAATGGTGGCAATGATGATTATAATCATTATAATAATAGTACTAGTAAAGAGATTTATAACTGGGTCAGGGAGGGCACTTGGCGCTGTCTCTCGTGTATGAGGTCAAATACCCAGTACTGCattaaagggggtgggggctggtgggTGGGGAGGTGATGCGGTGgggtctgagtttgatccctagtgtCACGTGTCCCTTAGTGATGGCTCAGTTGTCTATCCTCTCTCTTTgacaaataaatcaaatcttttcaGGGAGGgggtagatcgcataatggttatacaaagagacttatgcctgaggctccaggatcccaggttctatcccccacaccaccttaagctagagctgagcagtgcactgaaaaaagaaaaagaaaaaaactttcacaataaataagatcttttcaATAAAAGAGGGGTAGGGTAGGGATAGGAACTTGAGAACTCCAGAGGTGGTGGCGATTAGGCTAAGAGCCAGGCTGGAGGGACCCAGAGAGGGAGCACCCCCGTCTGAGGACGAAGCCCAGCaaagtcaccacccagcctcacagAAGTACTAAGGTAGGTcccctgtgtcccatccccccccagcACCCTCAGTGACATCTCTGTCCTGAAGCTGAAAGTGGACAAGTGCTCTCGACAGGACACCGTCTTCATGAAGAAGGTCAGCAGGGGTGACCTCAAGATGGACCAGTGCCCTGAGTCTGCCTCCATCTTTGACCGTGCTGAGTCGGGTTGACCAGATGACCCTCTGGGGAATCCAGCCCCCAGGTCACCCTGTGAGGCCAGTCCAGGCACAATGATTATCCTGCTCCTCTGGTCACTGGTTTCACTGGTCCCCTGCTGTGTGCTCACTCCCTCcaggtcctttctttttttatttcttaaatagagacataaattgagagggaaaggggagatggcaatggagagagagggaggcacctgtggacctgtttcacaagtcgtgaagcatccccactgcaggtggggagctgggggctccagcctgggtcccTTGCGGGGGGTCCCTTCTGCATAGGACTATGTGTGCCTAACGGAGTGCCTCATGGCtcccactatttattttttaacagagccctgctcagctctggctgtggaggtagtaccagagattgaacctagacTCTAGAACtctcagacacaaaagtcttttacatagccACATGCTCTCCTtgactctggatttctttcttttcttaatttttaaattttatttatttacttactcattcatttattggatagagacagagaaaaactgaggagaagataaagagggagagagaaagagagatacctgtagacccgcTCTCTCTACTCaagaagcatcccctctgcaggtggggagcagaggcttgaacccaggtccttgtgcatggtgatatgtgggctcaactgggtgtgtcccCTGCCCAGCCACTGAGTGGCAGCCCCTTGCTGAGGGTAGAGGTGGGGGCGCACACAGCCGCCCCTCCCTTTCGGtggccctcccccccacccctgacatgacccccccctcccccacagcacTCGCAGCAGCTGTACAGACACATTTACCTGAGCTGCAAGGAGGAGTCCAATGCACAGCAGCACTACGAGGCCCTGTACGGCCCTGCTGGCACTTGCTCAGCGTGGAGCTGGCCAacgaggaggtggtggtggacctcATCCGCTTGGTGCTGGCTGTCCAGGTGGGCCGGAGCGGGGCTGGGGGCCCAAGGGCTGATGGGAGCGCTGAGCACAGCTGCTGAACCACTGTCCCTGCGCCATCTGTGACCCTTCCTCCAGGAAGACCCACATCATGGGGAAGACGCCTACAGATATTTAGTTTTAATGCACGGCTTCAGCTCAACTCCAGGCTGCTTCCCCAGAAAGTCGCCCTGGTCTGCAGTGAGGGGTCAGCAGCCTCAGGCTGGGCCTTCAGACACTGGGCCACTTGCGGCCGTTGACAGACGGCTGCTTTGGCCTCAAAGCCCGTGGCCTCTAGGTTGCCACTGGGCTGTTCTGGGGACAGGGGCGCTCAGGGGTGGAGCGCGAGGTGGCACCAGGCGAGGGCAGGCCCTGGCACGTCAGCTTCAGCTCCCACAGCCCTTCTCTGTTGCTTCAGGATGTGGCCCCAGGTCAACGAGGAGAACTTGCCCGTGTACAACCGCTGTGCCCTGTACGCGCTGGGCGCTGCCTACCTGAACCTCATCAGCCAGCTCACCGCCGTGCCTGCCTTCTGCCAGCACATCCATGAGGTGGGCCGTGGCCCCTGGGAGGGAAGGAGCAGCAGTGCAGGGGCCGggcaggcgggcaggcgggcGGGGCGCAGACCTGTGATCCCCGCTCTCAGGGCCACTCTCTACCTCCTACCTGCTTACTTCAGAAGCACTCATGGTCCTCAGGTCATGGGGAACTGGAGAcatgggtgaaaaaaaaaactgtcaagtTCTTTATATGAAAATCTTCAGAggtcaagagatagctcacccactcAAGCATGGGCCTTAAAACAGCTGagggccctaggttcaagccccacagggAGTACCAAGGCCAGCACCAGGGGGAGTTCTttgggtggtggagtggtgctgtggtgcctctctctctctctctctgggaaatGAAAATGTTAGGTGTGGTGGAAGCACGCATGTGCGAAggcctgagttcattccccagtgccacataacaaacaaacaaacaaaattttagatttgtttatttatgagtgagataaaaaggagaagagagagatccagggggcaggggagacagcgtgATGTGCCTTCTCCTGAGCTGCTCAtaacaaacattttaaataactgaaaagTTGCCGGAGTTCACAGAAGCAGTGTGCAGAAGGGGGGAATGTCCACGTAGCAGCCACAGAGATGGAGTGGTCGTGCTTTCTCCGCCTTTGTTTCCCCTGGTCTTTCCCTTGCTGAAATAGTTCAGACTGCAGTTAGAGCGccatttccgtgtgtgtgtgtgtgtgtgtgtgtgtgtgtgtgtgtgtgtgtctgtctgtctgtctctctgtctgtctgtctctcttgcaGGTATCGGTGGAGTTTCTCTCCCTGGAAGCCCTGGGGAAGCTCTGTGGTCATGAGGTTGTGGGGAGGGAGCACTGAGGGCCGAGCTTATGTACCTGCCTGCTAGGGCTCTGCTCTCACATGTGTttcctccctggccccaggtaaTCGAGACCAGGAAGAAGGAGGCCCCCTACATGCTGCCTGAGGACGTGTTTTGTGGAGAGGCCCAGGTACGCAGCACCTAGGACTG from Erinaceus europaeus unplaced genomic scaffold, mEriEur2.1 scaffold_1063, whole genome shotgun sequence includes the following:
- the LOC132536551 gene encoding LOW QUALITY PROTEIN: protein EFR3 homolog B-like (The sequence of the model RefSeq protein was modified relative to this genomic sequence to represent the inferred CDS: deleted 2 bases in 1 codon); translated protein: VPCVPSPPSTLSDISVLKLKVDKCSRQDTVFMKKHSQQLYRHIYLSCKEESNAQQHYEALYGPAGLLSVELANEEVVVDLIRLVLAVQVGRSGAGGPRADGSTAALASKPVASRLPLGCSGDRGAQGWSARWHQARAGPGTSASAPTALLCCFRMWPQVNEENLPVYNRCALYALGAAYLNLISQLTAVPAFCQHIHEVIETRKKEAPYMLPEDVFCGEAQVRFLKNLDGVAIEFLFRQSKISEVLGGSGYNSDRLCLPYIPQLTDEDRLSKRKSIGETISLQVEVESRNSPEKEERVPAEEITYETLKKAIVDSVAVEEQERERRRQVVEKFQKAPFEEIAAHCGARASLLQSKLNQIFEITIRPPPSPSGTITAAYGQPQNHSIPVYEMKFPDLCVY